One genomic segment of Planktothrix serta PCC 8927 includes these proteins:
- a CDS encoding tubulin-like doman-containing protein encodes MQSNDYQLQGIQRTICIGLGGTGRDVLMRLRRLIVEQYGDLTKLPIVSFVHIDTDKTATQGSSLKTGNTYRGVDLSFRDSEKINAILTAAEVTNFVQGVEQRSNYDRQGPYDHISRWFPPQLLRNIRAVEEGAKGIRPVGRLAFFHNYQKIRTAIETAERRTMGHEAILLKSGLKVDPGLNIFVVGSLCGGTGSGMFLDIAYSLRKLYGDKGTQLLGYLVISPQLYSNASYMNANTYAALKELNHYSSPGTRFEACYDMQNLVLVKEPRAPFDYTYLISNQTNGEYTILEQQKLCNVIAHKIALDFLGELAPVAKGMRDNLLTHLIQADNHPRPNPQGYLTFGLAAIYFPREIIVKIALNRISLKLLNFWLNGEGQSPDPQLILEQFMIKYKWHSDSKERDGFTERLTESVQEGSQSFTNTLTKWRNNLINNKINECKNRENRLELKTDLSWQFRAQFRKVQPGENETTRGIWLTRLLQIRPVITKQLKDHINEFIAELMTPSNPNFSIKTVRDWLDAMETDLNSYQRQLEEEISQAGGMKKIEDMENKWRDIQREIDDIEEKIELPLFNSKNRNIQKKAESAVRKIFKLIEDNFKLTANQEALKIVGDLQKYIRDYSVQTSGFSRVIENWKTDYEKEQKDLINSNFNEMSGEAIFAQEDIEECYQTLLPEINFRSQLVLVSKDITEASGVEESLSYLMDRSTLEQLKTEINQEIDSVFGSRSNQIVKSVIKRFIQNYSASVRPIRLGQIIQEAEPLLRLNSSDPYFSNLPDKLKQFIGFKDTDELDVNQFKSILTHDLGIDPTILKPSQAEDQILIVKEYGGFPLRLINGLEEIRNHYIREQNREGSSCHSDYQIQFTDIIPPDAHLIEKLADVFYPCLAFELIFLNPETQVLQLEYYDDLRSCYYTAELSPVWNQSLEELANNQEMTATLNELLENVISQIRQNYNLWENNYLLKLQKFVDYVDKLPESSPNYSCKSTVVGVRGTILKEGVINRLIQRIKGIKGEITSLPSSVNDHPPVRGRDSLERELKQLQKEFDQGNFNQRGYEVKRKEIMDKYGLS; translated from the coding sequence ATGCAATCTAACGACTATCAACTACAAGGAATTCAACGGACAATTTGTATTGGATTAGGAGGAACTGGACGAGACGTTTTAATGCGACTGCGACGGTTAATTGTGGAACAGTATGGGGATTTAACAAAATTGCCAATTGTTAGTTTTGTTCATATTGATACCGATAAAACAGCAACTCAAGGCTCAAGTTTAAAAACAGGTAATACTTATCGGGGTGTTGATTTAAGTTTCCGAGATTCTGAAAAAATTAATGCGATTCTAACCGCCGCCGAAGTGACTAATTTTGTTCAGGGAGTAGAACAGCGTTCTAATTATGATCGTCAAGGGCCTTATGATCATATTTCGCGGTGGTTTCCCCCCCAGTTACTGCGTAATATTAGAGCAGTTGAAGAAGGAGCAAAAGGAATTCGACCTGTGGGAAGATTAGCCTTTTTCCATAATTATCAAAAGATTAGAACCGCCATTGAAACCGCAGAAAGACGAACGATGGGGCATGAAGCTATTCTACTCAAATCAGGATTAAAAGTTGATCCCGGATTAAATATTTTTGTAGTTGGTTCTTTGTGTGGTGGAACCGGAAGCGGAATGTTTTTAGATATAGCCTATAGTTTAAGAAAATTATATGGAGATAAAGGGACTCAATTATTAGGATATTTAGTCATTAGTCCGCAATTATATAGCAATGCTTCCTATATGAATGCTAATACTTATGCCGCCTTAAAAGAATTAAATCATTACAGCAGTCCGGGGACTCGATTTGAAGCCTGTTATGATATGCAAAATTTAGTTCTGGTTAAAGAACCTCGCGCCCCCTTTGATTATACTTATTTAATCTCTAATCAAACTAACGGTGAATATACAATATTAGAACAGCAAAAATTATGTAATGTGATTGCTCATAAAATTGCGTTAGATTTTTTAGGAGAATTAGCACCCGTCGCTAAAGGAATGCGGGATAATTTATTAACCCATTTAATTCAAGCGGATAATCACCCCCGTCCTAATCCTCAAGGGTATTTAACCTTTGGGTTAGCTGCTATTTATTTCCCGCGTGAAATTATTGTTAAAATTGCCTTAAATCGGATTAGTTTAAAACTATTAAATTTTTGGTTAAATGGTGAAGGACAAAGCCCTGACCCCCAATTAATACTTGAACAATTTATGATCAAGTATAAATGGCATAGTGATTCAAAAGAACGGGATGGCTTTACAGAACGATTAACAGAATCCGTTCAAGAAGGGAGTCAAAGTTTTACTAATACCTTGACGAAATGGAGAAACAACTTAATCAACAACAAAATCAATGAATGTAAGAATCGAGAGAATCGTTTGGAATTAAAAACAGATTTATCGTGGCAATTTAGAGCCCAATTTAGAAAGGTTCAGCCGGGAGAAAACGAAACAACGCGAGGGATTTGGTTGACGCGGTTATTACAGATACGCCCCGTTATTACTAAACAGTTAAAAGATCATATTAATGAGTTTATTGCTGAATTGATGACCCCCAGTAATCCTAATTTTTCGATTAAAACTGTTCGGGACTGGTTAGATGCGATGGAAACGGATTTAAACAGTTATCAACGTCAGTTAGAGGAAGAAATTTCTCAAGCTGGAGGAATGAAAAAAATCGAAGATATGGAGAATAAATGGCGAGATATACAACGGGAAATAGATGATATTGAGGAGAAAATAGAACTGCCATTATTTAATAGCAAAAATCGCAATATCCAGAAAAAAGCCGAGAGTGCTGTTAGGAAAATTTTTAAGTTAATTGAAGATAATTTTAAGTTAACAGCGAATCAGGAAGCCTTAAAAATTGTCGGCGATTTGCAAAAATATATTAGAGATTATTCGGTGCAAACCTCCGGTTTTAGCCGAGTTATTGAAAATTGGAAAACTGACTATGAAAAAGAACAGAAAGATCTAATCAATTCTAATTTTAATGAAATGAGTGGAGAGGCAATTTTCGCTCAAGAAGATATTGAAGAATGTTATCAAACCCTCTTGCCAGAGATTAATTTTCGCTCTCAGTTAGTGTTAGTGAGTAAAGATATTACGGAAGCATCAGGTGTGGAAGAATCCCTCTCTTATTTGATGGATCGTAGCACTTTAGAACAACTGAAAACCGAAATTAATCAAGAAATAGATAGTGTATTTGGTTCCCGTAGTAATCAAATTGTCAAATCTGTCATTAAGCGTTTTATCCAAAATTATTCCGCTTCAGTCCGTCCTATCCGTTTAGGGCAAATTATCCAAGAAGCTGAACCTTTATTGCGTTTAAATTCCAGTGATCCTTATTTTTCTAACTTACCTGATAAACTCAAACAATTTATTGGATTTAAAGATACGGACGAATTAGACGTTAACCAATTTAAAAGTATCCTGACTCACGATTTAGGCATCGATCCAACCATCCTAAAACCCTCTCAAGCTGAAGATCAAATTTTAATCGTCAAGGAATATGGCGGGTTTCCTTTAAGATTGATTAATGGTTTAGAAGAAATCAGAAATCATTATATTCGAGAACAAAATCGAGAGGGGTCTTCCTGTCATTCTGATTATCAGATTCAATTTACCGATATTATCCCCCCTGATGCACACTTAATAGAAAAATTGGCAGATGTTTTCTATCCTTGTTTGGCTTTTGAGTTAATTTTTCTAAATCCAGAAACCCAGGTTTTACAGTTGGAATATTATGATGATTTAAGAAGCTGCTATTATACAGCCGAACTCAGTCCAGTTTGGAATCAAAGTTTAGAAGAATTGGCAAATAATCAAGAAATGACAGCCACTTTAAACGAGTTATTAGAGAATGTGATTTCTCAGATTCGGCAAAATTATAATCTTTGGGAAAATAACTATTTACTGAAGCTACAGAAGTTTGTGGATTATGTAGATAAATTACCAGAATCTAGTCCTAATTATTCCTGTAAATCAACGGTTGTCGGTGTTCGAGGAACTATTCTAAAAGAAGGAGTTATTAATCGTTTAATTCAACGAATTAAAGGAATTAAAGGGGAAATTACAAGTCTTCCGTCTTCTGTCAATGACCATCCCCCAGTAAGAGGTCGTGACAGTTTAGAGCGAGAATTGAAGCAGCTACAAAAAGAATTCGACCAGGGAAATTTTAATCAGAGAGGATATGAAGTAAAAAGAAAGGAAATTATGGATAAATATGGTTTATCCTAA